GATGATTAAAAGGGACCTCTAGTGAAGACTAGACTTAGAACACAAGtacatttatgtattttgagGGTTTTAAAAACCAGTTGCCTTAGAGGTTAGGCTTTTGAAAAACAAGAGGTACAAATCTTTTCCGCAGGCCAAAGGGGAGTTGCTTTTAGTCTGTGACATCTTGTTACCCTGTTTATCTTGATTTGACGTGTTTTAGGTATACTGGGAACTATAATACCAGACTGTGAAACACAGGATTTTCTGCTACTGAAAACTGCCTTTTTACAAAGAgactaaatatttgtaaaataaaacaactctAAACCTTAagctcaaaaggaaagataaagctATGTCTTAGACCCTGGAGCTGTGCCAGCGAGCGCAGCAGTGCTTGATCACAGAATCATCAGTGTAGTCAGTCAAAGTGAATGAATGTTTATTTGTGGCAAATTCACACTTCGGGAATGGCTTCATTAAGAGACTCCCTTGCTATAtatactctggtttctcttcagatcgtataaatctttcaccttttACTAAGAGACTACCTTTCTGGTAGATgctaataaatttttaatatttgatcCCTACTTATGCACattgatttgtttgttctttgcatGTGGAGTGGAGTGAACTCCATCATTCAGGCATTGGTGCTTTAGGGACAAGAACagggtttttttcatttcagcaGGTGGACGCGGCGGTGTGTCTGTCTTTATTGCAATGCTAACGTGGCCCAGGCACGAGCCCTGAAGGTGAGGTTCACCGGGTTTGGGGCCCACCTCCCCACTTACTTGGATATGACTTTAAATCAGTCAGAAAACCTCCAGACACCTTTTCTGATTCATAAATAATGGTCTAACTATTGTGGACACAAAATGAATAATTGTGAAAGCACTGTGTAAGCCATAAGGTACTAAAGCATTTCTGTTGTGATTGctactgaaaaagaagagaacacaggagTAGAGGCTGTAGTGTTGCAGATTTGGGCCGACAGTGTGAGTCAGAGCTCTGCAGCTACCGGAAGAGACCAGCTTGCCCACTTGCCACCCCTTAAGCTCCAGGAGAGAAGACCTTGAGGGGAGGATGTGATGCCCAAGGGTAGAATTCCAACCAGAACACAGCAAAGCAGTCAAGATCTTGGTCCCACGGGTGAATCGGCAAATTGCTGTACTGGAGAGGATCAAAGCTGAACTGCAACTTCttctgttttttacagttttatagaTTCTAAAGCCACTAACTAAATATGGAGAATTCCTCTGTGATACTATTTAGACTATGAAGAAAACACACACTTTAAATTGGAATAATTTATTATTCTAACAAGAGTACAAAGTATGGAAAATTAGTGTATTTGAATCATTTCAGAGAGTAGAGAAAGCTTCACACTAGCAGATTTCGGCTTTTAGCACCTTTGAAAAGAAACATTCGAAGTTAAGACAAGTGGCAGGACAGGCTCCTGACTACCTTCGGTGATGATTCCTCTGATTTAGGGTGTGCAGGTCACAGAACAGtgtggttatttggtttttttctctacattttgaGAGCGCCGCAAAAACACAAAGAGAGTGAGACAGGTGATCACTGACTAGATGGCTGGTGGTTAGAAGACGGAAGAGAAATGTTGGGACAAAAGGAGAAAGACCACAGGCTGGACAGGGCGGTCAAATGGACAGTCCGAAGGTGCTGACAATGCAGTACATGGTCTTGTTCTCCCATCGCACAGTGCAGCTCCCtgcgggaggaaggaggcaggttAGGACAGAAAACGGGGAAGAACGGGGGCCTTCCGAGTTCTCACGATCATGTACTTAATAATTCTCTGTGGCCAAAAAAGAAGGCTGGCCGGTCTCTTTTCTATAAAGCGTTTTAAAAGGTGAGGTGACTCTAATCAACATGCATTCAAAGATAGGAAACATCCAAGCACATATTTCGTACAACGCTTTGAATAATCTGGATCTCAGCAGGGTCCAGGCACTGCAGAGCCTTCAGGGAAGTGCCCGTGACAAGGCTTCACGGAAGGAATGAAAACCGTACCGTCAGTAGAGCTGTCCCAGAAGCAGGAACTTGCCGTGTGCAGTCCCGCTCCATTCTTCTGCATGATTACACAGGTCACTTCAATAAAAACAGACGTTTATCAGAGAAATATACTTGGCAACACAAATTCCTTTTTGTCCACTTTcagcatagatagatagatagacagatcgCGTGGCTGATGTCCATGATACAAATTCTAGGGGTAGAGTGCCTGGTCCTGGGACATCAGCAGATCACCACAGGCTTGTTCTAAAAGCATCAGATCGGACATGCTCGTACGTCCCTGCGTCCTCGCAGCCCCACAGGCCAGGTGGGTGGTAACATGCACAAGCCGAGTGACCTGCTCCTACCAGGAACCTCCTCTGAGCTCAGGCCACGCTGCTCTCCTGACACAGACTCGCCTCTGATCAGTATTTAAAGAACCACCACCAATAAAAGCAAGAGGCAAAAATTCATTACCAATGTATTTAAATGGTTTCCCCAGCTTGGTGAGTTGGCTTAAGGTTTGCTCCACTACGTTTGTGGtccactgattcactttgctgtgctgATAGGCGTTGCCACCGATGGCACTTTCTATGGCCTGGAAGACAGAGCACAGCTGGTCACTGTTAGCAGAACACACCAAACTCCTTCCAGCCACTCCTGAGGTCAGCACAGTTAGTACTGCACCCTAAGAAGTGCCGAGATACAATTTGCATAAAGTGTAAATAAGCTTATTTGTAACCATGAGGACTCATTTGCAAATGTACCTTTTGTTCTAACAGTGTTGTATTTCATCTGAAtgctttatattcattttttaaaaatatgtaattatatgggacttccctggtggtccagtggctaacactctgcgttcccaatgcggggggcctgggttcgatccctgctcaggtaactagatcccgcacgccaccaacttaagagtccgcatgccacaacgaagatcctgcatgctggaactaagacccagtgcagccaaatgaataaattttttttaaaaagtaattatatagCATCTGATCTGTcaagttttttaaacattttgactGAATTTAATGTTTGCTCTTGTGATTACTGTCTGGAGATAAGCAACACATTTTCTTCCTACTGAGGCTAGAAAATATCTTCCTTTgcctatttctttcttaaaagtacACTAGAGATAGAGGAATCTTCTGTCGGTTGTACAACTGACAATGTACAAACCTATCCAAATAATCATGTATTGATATTTACAAATACTTCCTTTACCCAGCATCTTCTGGGAATATGTTACCACGGAAGTACACTTTTCAGAAAACTAAAGAACTCTATCTATTCCAAAACTTAGCTTGTGAtgaattttttcttcattatgaAATGCCTTGTCTCCTTCTCTGTGCTGTATTCGGGTTCACGCTGCGTGCTTCAGAGGGTGCTCAGGGACACACACGGCCGCTGGCCCCAACTCTTGGTCCAGCTGCTAACGAGGCTGGTCCCATTTTACGGTTTTCTGGGCCTTTGATGCTGGTGCCTGTGTGCCTGCTTCTAAGCAGCTTTCTTTTCTACTCCTTTTCTAACTTGTTCTGGCAACCAGAAAACTGAGTTTTTATGACACTTATGACCTAAAATAATAACATTCAGTGAGGGCTAAGTTCTGTCCTCAGACGTGGAGAGAAAAAGTCCCTGAGTTGTATACAATGGTGACAGACTGGGGTCTACTGCCTGGGGCCTAGCCCAGAGACCTTGGTTTTGAGGAACAAAAGCTACCTACAGTCATGCCATATTTCTAGCTGTGGAAATTCCTAGTCCTCCTGGGACTGTGAGcggtctgcccccccccccaaaaactGTCACAGCTCTTCCGCACCCTCGGCCGAGTCCTGCTCCCTCCCCAGCTCAGAGCTAAACCTGGGACCAGGGTATTAATAGCTCTGGGTGTCCTCAAAGAAGTAGGGGCTGCACTCAAGCTAAACCTCTCACTCTGGCAAGTCTCTCCACACATGCTTCGGAATTCACTGTTTttcagggagggaggaaaaccCTCTGCTAATTCTGGACCCATCCAAATTTACTACTACCCAATACTTAAAATAGCTCGAGTACAGAATTAACCTATTGCCTAGAGGCAAAAAAATCTGTAGAGGCCAATGTGAAAGTAACACCACACTGTAACTTTATGCTTCCAGAGACTGGGAAGGTCTACTTGCAATGGTACTTGCTGCCTGGGAACCAAGTCAAAGACAGTGAAGAAAACAAGCGAGGCCCAAGGAGGCTTCATGACAAGCCAACTCCATTTCTGAGTTCCAGTGAAATTCACCCATCTTCCCGCTCCCTACCATGTTCCTAAGAAACACTGTATTTCGAAAAacgacaagggcttccctggtggcgcagcggttaagaatccacctgccaatgcaggggacacgagtttgagccccggtctgggaagatcccacatgctgtggagcaactaagcccgtgagccacaactactgaagtccgtgcatcTACtcaacccacgtgccacaactactgaagcccacgtgccacaactactgaagcccgcgtgcctagagcccgtgctccacaacagagaagccaccacaatgagaagcccgcgcaccgcaacaaacagtagcccccactcgccgcaactagagaaaagccagtgcgcagcaatgaagacccaacgcagccaaacgtaaaacattttttaaatgagtaaatttaaaaaaaagaaagaaaaacaatgacaaGCAAACTGTTATAGATCCTGAAAACAAGTAGGAAATCATGCCTGATGAGGAAGAATACATACGGCCACAAAATCACTTTGCTTTTTAATGATCACGAAAATAGGTTGCGGTTCTTCATCACTCTGACGTTAGTCAACAACTTGCATTAATAATAATTTGCATTGGAGTCAATTCCAAATCACATATATAACCTCAAATGGTATTGGTAAACTTAGATCATCTAATAACCATCTTTTAGCCACTGGCTTCACTATGTGCTCAGTGTACCCAGGGAGGGAAACTGACTAGGAAATCGTTTCtggcctccttcctgccccaggctGCCCCAGTGCTCAGCACTAGTCCAGCCACACCCACCTCCCTCCAATCCCTCAAACACCACGCACACTCcttaccacagggcctttgcacttgtccACTGCCTGGAATATTTGTCCCCCTCTTTTCACTGAGTTAACACTCCTCCCACTTTCTCAGATTCCAGCTCAGAAGTCACTAGGTGGGTTAATCCCTCAAAGCACCACACACCGTGGCACTTACCACACAGGGAATGCACGTTTACATTTTCCAGTGTGATTATTACCATGAGTGTTTGATGCTAAAAGGTTATAGAATCAAGCTTTAGTAACATTCAGTAATAATGCTAGTATAATGTCCtgtctcatttaaaatatataatttacataatatgGGAGAATTCTTATCTAGATATTCATTGAAGTAAAAACTGTTATTTGAAATGCCAAAACACACAGGCTGAGTTGAAACAATTCCAAGACAGTatttaaaacacattattttcacTCATATGAGCCATTAATCAAACATTGAAAAAGGGAGTATCTCTCCTCTTACCTCCTTTACAATGTTGCTCACTTCATCGACAACAAACACAGTCTGtaaggaagaaaattaattaagTTTGATTGATTTAAAAGATCCTTTTCCAGTGCACTGATTAATGCAAATTTAGGTAATGAACATGATTTAGAAATGAAGACCTTAGAAATAATCTAACCAGGCTGTTCATTTTACTGAGGAAAACATTAAGTAGCTCTCTGAGGATCACAGAGCTAGTGAGAGGCTGTCAGGAGACTTAGGATACATGTATACAATTTAAAGGTTTttcggtttgtttttgttttaatcatgcCATGACCCAAAAGACTGACTTCACCTTAAACTAGAACTCAATTTCTCCATCCATTTCAGCTGGCCACTAGGATCATTACTATAGAAGTTTAATGAGTTACTTGACTTTTATATAAATTAACTGACTCTTTCCCTAATGTAAACTTGTTAGGAGGCTTGAAACTTAAGACGTTTtggtttggggggtttgtttttaacCACTATTTGTGGTAAGATTTACCATTTtctattttactattttctttctcatttgctGTCCTACTTCAGGACCGTACAGCGAGCTGCTGGCACAGCCATTCCCTGCCAGTGTGTTGAGGTGAGCTGGGAGGTGGGCTGTCAGCAGGAATCTAGTGCCAGGAGTTTATATAAATGGccgtcttttttctttctttttacatatGGTACATCTGAATGGGTACAAGGTTCCCTCTGAATCCTGGGAACCTTACTGCCTGAGCTTTGCAGACGCTTTCCAGAGGGCAGCCCCAGGCCCTCAGTCCGTGTGCATCCCGGTGGAGTAAAGGCAGAGAGTTCAGTTCGGCAGGGCGTTTTCCTCCCTGCTGGGCTGCTGACCACTGTGGCCCTGTGCTAGCAATGCCCCTTTCCTCCCGGGAGGACGGAGAGCTGACTGCCTGAAGCCCGCCTGCTGTACTCCAAAGTCATACTGGGAGACACAGCCAACCCACCAAGGTGATGAGAATCTGCAGTATCCTAGATTAAATTATTGCTCGAAGTTTAAAGGATCCTTCCAAGAGACTTCAGTAATCCTAAACCATACAGGAAAGTCCCTGTATAACTTTCCATGtggttaaaatatgaaaaagggtCAGGGACATTTCAATGGACTTTTCGTGCAAGTACAGCAGTTGTACAGAATCCACTGGGCAGTTTCAGTTTCTACAGGGAAGATGAACAATGAACGGAGAGCAGAGTTATTAATACAAAGATCCAGGTATCTACATGAAGTTAGGGGATATGCAGAGGCTGTTAGGAGGAGGGGAGTGGATGAGTAAACGCCCAAAGCAGACCTACTACAAAGAAGAGAGTCATGGTCTCAGCCTCCCAGGGCTTTATCTGTGTAAAACACGGACCACTCTGTTGAGCCCTTTCATTTGTCAGATATGCAGCTGAGGCCTGAAATAAGTCCCTTAGCCGCCTCCTTGGTGGCAGCCAGAATGAGAGTGCAGAGCATTAAAACGCCAGCATTAAGGACTTCCTCTATACTGCCATTTCCTTTCTTAAAAGTTACTCAATGTTCCTATAATACAAGCCATTTTCCAACATTATATTAGTGCACAGTTTGCAGGGAAAAGTTCTTCCTTGGCTCCCTGCTCCTGGACTAGGACTTCTCCTAATTATTCACTTGATCGCTGCCAGCATTCAGACACTGATGATGACACTACCATAGACAGTTTGTGCTAGTTTGGAAATTAGATAAAACCTGAAACTCTTAAGATCAGTCCTTaagccatatatatgtgtgtgtgtgtgtgtgtgtgtgtgtgtgtgtgtgtgtgtgtgtgtgtgtgtgtgtgtgtgtgtgtgtgtgtatgtatgtatttcccTCAAAACATTCCTGCTTAGACTAAATTTCAAAAATGGTAAAATAACCTGTTATTTTTGACAGGCTGCATAATAAATAGgactccatttatttgtatttcaacAAGAATTATTTAGCGAGAAGAAAACTGGGCAGCTGTTCTATAAGAGGCGCATCCATCAGCTATATTCCCTGAATGCTCGTAAACTTGAAGGAAAGCCATGTCTTCTGCTTGGTAAATAACTGTATGCGCTCCCCTGCTTCTTCGTTGGGGCAGTAAGAGATGACTCTTCTCCCCCCCCCGAAATAGGAGCTATCTTACTGTCGTCTCAAACTCAAATGAAACGGGAGCGACGGTGGCCTCGGTGGGCGCCGCGCGCAGCACGGAAGAACAGGTGTGGAAACGAAGACAAAGGCAGGTTCTCCTATTGGGCACGTCTGCTTTTTGCCCACAGCCAGAGGATCCAATCCTTGACTGAAGAGACTTGAGAGATGTGAGTGTACGTGCGGGTCACTGGAGTCCTGAGTGCATCAGCGACACACAAGCGGCGGCCTTCAGTCTTCCCCACCCGCGGGCGGGGGTCTGCATCACGGAATAAACGGAGCGAGTGGCGGCGCTCTCTCGGGGTCGGGGGCGTGGCGGGCCGGGGGCGCCTGGGAGGCGAGCGGCGCGGCGTGGGGGATCCCGGGGGCGCCGCCGGCGGAAGGCGTCCCGCGGCTGCGGAGCCCCCTCCACGCCCCGCCCCCCGAGCCCCGCCCCGGGCAGGGCGACGACGCCCTGAGCCGGCCCGGCGGTGGGGCACCGCGAAGCGCTCGGCAGGGCGCCGGTGCCGTCAGCCTGCGCCGGGGACGGCCTCTGCCCACGTCTAGACGCGGCCCGGGTGCCCGCACAAGCCCCTGGCTGCCGCCACCCACCCGCACCCGGAACTCCCGGCCTCCACCCGACCCGTCGCCGACCCAGCTGTTACCTCCTCGGTAGCCTGGTagtcttccatctttccttcgGCGCCTCGCCTCCGCCTCCCTGAGTAGAGCCCACTGCGCAGGCGCACTCAGGCCCCACCCCTCGCGCCTGGCCCCGCCCACCTATGGGGACCCCGCCCACTCCCGCCCAGACTCAGTTGCCGGTAGCGCTCCGACCAGCCCGGCGGCCGCTTGGCATTAGCCCCTTCTACTGTGCTCCCGGGCCCGACGGTTTCCGCGGCAACCCGCCAGGGAATCCCGGCAGCTCCCTACACCTCAGcaacgaaaacaaaacaaatggacaaaGCCAGTCCGGGAGGGGAAGAGTCGTCCTGGCCCCTCCCTCCGCTTCGTACTGTGTGGGTTAATTTGAAAGTTCAAACGAGTTTGGACACCTGGTAGCAAACTGTAAAGTGATTTCTGAACATGATGGGCTGTCTGAGATATTGTTTGCAGTCCCCTAAAGGATCCAGGGTTAGGAAACTTTAGCTGTGAACGAAGCCTTCCTTTGGGGAGGTAAGTTTTCcatataaatgagatttttttttccctacagtcaccattaaaaaaaaaaaaatggggggtggAAAACATTGTAAAATGCTGCACACTTCCTGGCTGCCTTAACCAGAATGACCTAGACATACACTTAATTTGTCTACAAGGGTCTTTATAAAAATTAGTAATGGCTCTGGGCACTGGTATGGCGCTCTCCAAGAAGGGCTGGGGTCTATGTACCTGCTTGCTTGCATGTGATCTGAGGCTAAAACCTTTGACTTTGGGGGctactttttctgttgtttttaccaCACCCTCAAAGTCAGTCTGTCACTTCTTACTTCTCCAAAGACCAGTAGCTAAAACCCACTTCCCATCCCCCCAGGAAGGGCTGACCACAGGACCCTGAGACTTGGTAGAATTAAGCTGCAGAGTCATCTGCAACCCTTGTTTCTGTGCTATAGAATCTGAGTTCCATGCTGGCAGAATCCGTTTTATTCACTAATGTGTCCCCTGCTCCTTCCATTGTACCCGGCACGTGGTAGGGACACAATTACAacttactgaatgaatgatttcCCTACACATTAGTTCTGCCTCATACCCAGCTGCAGAGAAtagggggtggaggaagggggaaTCGCCTGCCTcctgggaaagggggagggggggagggtgaAAGTCACAAGGCTGCCCTGCCCTGGACACCTGGCTTGAGCAAGGGGGCCTGCTGGGTGGGAACCGGCAGCCTTCTCACACCTGGTTTCTGCTTCTCAGATTCTGAACTCTACCTTTTGAGCTTTGTTCCCTTCCTGTTGTCTGGCTTTGACTCACCTGGTCCAGTGTTTCAGCCTCAAGCCTCAGTCTACATGGGATTCTAAGTCCGgcatttctttgttttgtcttcCTCACGTTCCCAGCTTCACCTGAGATCCCAAGATCCCTTATCAGGTGTCCTTCTCTATCACTTGACCCCAGTTCCAGCCCCTCAGCATCACCACACTCCTGAGCCAATCAGGGGCCT
This genomic stretch from Kogia breviceps isolate mKogBre1 chromosome 13, mKogBre1 haplotype 1, whole genome shotgun sequence harbors:
- the DYNLT1 gene encoding dynein light chain Tctex-type 1, which produces MEDYQATEETVFVVDEVSNIVKEAIESAIGGNAYQHSKVNQWTTNVVEQTLSQLTKLGKPFKYIVTCVIMQKNGAGLHTASSCFWDSSTDGSCTVRWENKTMYCIVSTFGLSI